One window from the genome of Candidatus Abyssobacteria bacterium SURF_5 encodes:
- a CDS encoding sigma-70 family RNA polymerase sigma factor — MAETVGELADTAAPLLAMAGLNSSVLKQALGLNNGSFKPSNEQELKNFMSSDEELIAETRGGNRASFQELVEKYQRRMYSVAYGILGNREDALDAVQEAFIKAYRSLPEFKGQSTFYTWLYRITVNAAIDLARKAQRHEEVEFREEIEVVEEKGDYPVAAQSENPSERLMRKELGELIEKAIALLPVEQRTAVVLREIEGLSYREIAGIMKCSEGTVMSRLHYGRKKLQELLEPHLER; from the coding sequence ATGGCTGAAACAGTGGGTGAGTTGGCTGACACTGCCGCTCCTTTGCTTGCGATGGCCGGCTTGAACAGTTCTGTCTTGAAACAAGCCTTGGGATTGAATAACGGTTCTTTCAAACCGTCTAATGAACAGGAGTTAAAGAACTTCATGTCCTCCGATGAGGAACTGATCGCCGAAACTCGCGGTGGAAACCGGGCGTCATTCCAGGAGTTGGTTGAGAAATATCAGCGGCGGATGTATTCGGTTGCTTACGGAATTCTGGGAAACAGGGAAGATGCCCTTGATGCGGTACAGGAGGCTTTCATCAAGGCGTATCGCTCGCTGCCGGAATTCAAGGGGCAATCAACCTTCTATACGTGGCTGTACCGGATCACAGTAAATGCTGCTATTGATCTGGCAAGGAAGGCGCAACGACATGAGGAAGTCGAGTTCCGTGAAGAGATCGAGGTGGTCGAGGAGAAAGGCGACTATCCTGTGGCGGCGCAGTCCGAGAACCCTTCCGAGCGCCTGATGCGGAAGGAACTCGGGGAATTGATCGAAAAAGCGATTGCATTATTGCCGGTCGAGCAGCGGACGGCTGTTGTGCTCAGGGAAATCGAGGGGTTGTCCTACAGGGAGATCGCCGGGATCATGAAATGTTCGGAAGGGACCGTGATGTCAAGACTGCACTACGGTCGAAAAAAGTTGCAGGAGTTGCTTGAACCTCACCTGGAGCGGTGA